A window of Prolixibacter sp. SD074 contains these coding sequences:
- a CDS encoding agmatine deiminase family protein: protein MTKVSANTFLPAEWYPQSGVMLTWPHAGTDWAEMLDEVEQTFIAIAREIAMREQLLIVCPDAAGLKKKLAGTNLENVHLYEVRSNDTWARDHGPITVFRNGAPILFDFRFNGWGQKFPSNHDNQITRRLFNKEAFSANAGYANFLQFVLEGGAIESDGEGTILTTTECMLSLNRNEHMNREEIEHLLTDVFGLKRILWLHNGRLAGDDTDSHVDTLARFCDAETIAYVNCSDPEDENFEALQRMEDELKSFTTLEGKPYRLLALPMADAVYDDGDRLPATYANFLILNNAVLLPFYGTEKDEEAGKVLQEAFPDREVVGINCLPLIKQHGSLHCVTMQFPKGVL, encoded by the coding sequence ATGACAAAAGTAAGTGCAAACACCTTTCTTCCGGCCGAGTGGTATCCGCAAAGCGGCGTGATGCTGACCTGGCCTCACGCCGGGACGGACTGGGCGGAAATGCTTGACGAAGTGGAGCAGACTTTCATCGCGATAGCGAGAGAAATTGCAATGCGCGAACAATTACTGATTGTCTGTCCGGATGCAGCCGGATTGAAGAAGAAACTGGCTGGAACCAACCTGGAGAATGTGCATTTGTACGAAGTTCGATCCAACGATACCTGGGCACGCGATCACGGCCCGATTACGGTGTTCCGCAATGGCGCCCCGATTTTGTTCGACTTTCGGTTTAATGGCTGGGGCCAGAAGTTCCCTTCAAATCACGATAATCAGATTACCCGCCGCCTTTTCAACAAAGAGGCTTTTTCGGCAAATGCCGGATACGCTAACTTTCTGCAGTTTGTGCTCGAAGGTGGCGCTATTGAATCGGATGGCGAGGGTACAATACTCACCACCACGGAATGCATGTTATCGCTCAACCGGAATGAGCACATGAACAGGGAAGAAATTGAGCATCTGCTGACGGATGTTTTTGGTTTGAAGCGGATTTTGTGGCTGCACAATGGTCGCCTTGCAGGGGACGATACCGATAGTCATGTCGATACGCTGGCCCGGTTTTGCGATGCGGAAACCATTGCCTACGTCAACTGTTCGGACCCGGAAGATGAGAATTTTGAAGCTTTACAACGAATGGAAGATGAATTAAAGTCTTTCACAACGTTGGAGGGAAAACCTTATCGTTTGCTGGCCTTACCAATGGCTGATGCTGTATACGATGACGGAGACAGGTTACCGGCTACGTATGCCAATTTCCTCATTCTGAACAATGCCGTTCTCCTGCCGTTTTATGGAACAGAGAAGGATGAAGAAGCCGGGAAAGTGCTTCAGGAAGCTTTCCCCGACAGGGAAGTCGTTGGCATCAACTGTTTGCCCCTTATCAAACAGCACGGCTCGTTGCATTGCGTCACCATGCAGTTTCCCAAAGGCGTGTTGTAG